In Carya illinoinensis cultivar Pawnee chromosome 10, C.illinoinensisPawnee_v1, whole genome shotgun sequence, one DNA window encodes the following:
- the LOC122278902 gene encoding short-chain dehydrogenase TIC 32 B, chloroplastic-like, whose product MGILSSMTGWRGRSGFGSASTAEEVTEGIDARNLTAIVTGGASGIGLETVRVLALRKAHVIIAARNTEAANAAKELVLEDNKTARVDVLKLDLCSVKSIRAFVDNFIALDVPLNILINNAGVMFCPFQLSEDGIELQFATNHLGHFLLTNLLLEKMKQTARSTGIEGRIVNLSSVAHHHSYGHGIRFERINDSIGYSNKKAYGQSKLANILHANELSRRFQEEGINITANSVHPGLIMTPLMRHSALLMRILKVFTYFLWKDVPQGAATSCYVALHPSLKGVTGNYYVDCNEMGPSALARDQVLATKLWDFSEDLIKSASKP is encoded by the exons ATGGGCATATTATCATCGATGACAGGGTGGAGAGGACGGAGTGGGTTTGGATCAGCTTCAACTGCTGAAGAGGTTACTGAAGGGATTGATGCCAGAAACCTCACTGCTATTGTCACCG GGGGGGCAAGTGGAATTGGCTTGGAGACCGTAAGAGTCTTGGCTCTTCGAAAAGCTCATGTAATCATTGCTGCGAGGAACACAGAAGCTGCTAATGCAGCAAAAGAACTTGTTCTTGAAGACAACAAAACTGCGCGTGTGGATGTTCTGAAGCTCGATTTGTGCTCAGTGAAGTCCATTAGAGCATTTGTTGACAACTTCATTGCTCTTGACGTTCCCCTTAACATCTTGat aAACAATGCCGGTGTGATGTTCTGCCCCTTCCAGCTTTCAGAAGATGGAATAGAGCTGCAATTCGCAACAAATCATCTTG GCCATTTCCTCTTAACAAATCTTCTGCTGGAGAAAATGAAGCAGACAGCAAGATCAACCGGAATCGAGGGCCGGATTGTCAACTTGTCATCAGTAGCACACCACCACTCTTACGGGCACGGGATTCGATTTGAGAGAATCAATGATAGCATTGG TTATTCTAACAAAAAGGCATATGGACAATCCAAACTAGCAAACATATTGCATGCCAATGAGCTGTCTCGTCGTTTTCAG GAAGAAGGTATAAACATTACAGCGAATTCAGTCCACCCAGGACTGATAATGACTCCTCTAATGAGGCACTCTGCACTTCTGATGA GAATCCTAAAGGTGTTCACCTATTTCCTATGGAAAGACGTACCCCAG GGAGCAGCCACCAGCTGCTATGTGGCACTCCACCCAAGTTTGAAAGGTGTGACTGGAAACTACTACGTGGACTGCAATGAAATGGGGCCAAGTGCACTTGCAAGAGATCAAGTGTTGGCTACAAAACTCTGGGACTTCAGCGAAGACTTGATCAAGTCGGCTTCAAAACCTTGA
- the LOC122278903 gene encoding uncharacterized protein LOC122278903: MVFVFTSIIAPLTSRWPLIVYSATWTAILTVTVALASLAPEVAFVSAISSSSTVCDETEGSVRVPLDSRGEILCLPAHLLSKSKIDFIVPPVFAAVVVAASACLVRALCLWEDDEPH; the protein is encoded by the coding sequence ATGGTGTTTGTTTTCACCTCCATAATCGCGCCCCTTACCTCTCGGTGGCCATTAATCGTCTACTCTGCAACATGGACAGCTATCCTGACAGTGACGGTGGCGTTGGCCTCCTTGGCGCCGGAGGTTGCTTTCGTGTCGGCGATATCCTCGTCATCCACAGTGTGCGACGAGACGGAAGGGTCAGTTAGAGTGCCGTTGGACTCGAGGGGAGAGATCCTCTGCTTGCCGGCCCACCTGCTCAGCAAGTCCAAGATTGACTTCATCGTCCCTCCGGTCTTTGCAGCCGTCGTGGTGGCTGCGTCTGCTTGCTTGGTGAGGGCACTCTGCCTTTGGGAGGACGACGAGCCCCATTAG
- the LOC122278901 gene encoding eukaryotic translation initiation factor 3 subunit A-like, protein MGSFAKPENALKRAEELINVGQKQDALQTLHDLFTSRRHRAWQKPLERSMFKYIELCVDLRRGRFAKDGLIQYRIICQQVNVGSLEEVIKHFMHLSTERAEQARTQAQALEEALDVEDLEADKRPEDLMLSYVSGEKGKDRSDRELVTPWFKFLWETYRTVLEILRNNSKLEALYAMTAHRAFQFCKQYKRKTEFRRLCEIIRNHLANLNKYRDQRDRPDLSAPESLQLYADTRFEQLKVATELELWQEAFRSIEDIHGLMCMVKKTPKSSLMAVYYAKLTEIFWISSSHLYHAYAWFRLFLLQKSFNKNLSQKDLQLIASSVVLAALSVNTYDHTHGASHLDVENEKERNLRMANLIGFNLESKLESKYVLSRSSLLSELVAKGVMSCVIQEVKDLYHLLEHEFFPLDLASKVQPFLTKISKFGGKLLSAPSVPEVQLSQYVPAMEKLTTLRLLQQASQVYQMMKIESLSRMTPFFDISVVEKISVDAVKYNFVALKVDHMKGVVIFDNTCVESEILRDHLATLAETLNKARVMIYPPARNASKIGELLPSLTEIVDNEHKRLLARKSLIEKRKEEEERKLLEKERLEESKRMELQKITEEAERKRLASEYEERKNERIHREIEERELAEAQALLQEAAQRIKWKGKKPVIEGEKLTKQSVMELTLSEQLRERQEMEKKLQKLAKTMDYLERAKREEAAPLVEAAYQQRLVEEKLLHEHEQQQDIELSKQRHDTEKKEKERVARIKHSKEIFQERVVSCREEEYARLRGEREDRISQILHSRRQEREKMRKLKFYLSVEEERQRKLHEEEEERKREEAERRRKEEAERKAKLDEIAEKQRQREQELEEKERQRREALLRRSTEGPLKPSEPPTVAHPLELVSAAPAVAVAVAAPAPAPGKYVPRVMRERAERFGQAPPPESDRWGGGRQDDRISQADDKWRRDDRRSFVGSSFGGGGSSRSTSTWSSSRIPPRGSER, encoded by the exons ATGGGGAGTTTTGCTAAACCAGAAAATGCTTTGAAACGAGCTGAAG AGTTGATTAACGTTGGACAGAAGCAAGATGCTTTGCAAACACTTCATGACCTTTTCACCTCAAGGAGACATAGAGCATGGCAAAAGCCACTTGAAAGGAGCATGTTTAAGTATATAGAGCTATGTGTAGACTTGCGCAGAGGTCGGTTTGCCAAGGATGGACTCATTCAGTATCGTATCATATGTCAACAAGTAAATGTTGGTTCTTTGGAGGAGGTGATCAAGCATTTCATGCATCTATCAACTGAGCGAGCCGAACAAGCTCGTACCCAAGCACAAGCCTTAGAAGAAGCTCTTGATGTTGAAGATCTAGAAGCAGATAAAAGGCCGGAAGACTTAATGCTAAGCTATGTGAGtggagagaaaggaaaagataGATCTGATCGGGAGCTTGTGACTCCATGGTTTAAGTTCCTTTGGGAAACGTATAGAACAGTGCTTGAAATATTACGAAACAACTCAAAATTGGAAGCACTATATGCG ATGACAGCACACCGAGCTTTCCAATTTTGTAAGCAATACAAACGAAAAACAGAATTTCGCAGGCTGTGTGAGATCATAAGGAATCATTTGgcaaatctcaataagtatcGAGACCAGAGGGACCGGCCTGATCTATCAGCTCCAGAAAGCTTGCAACTGTATGCTGACACAAGATTTGAGCAGCTAAAAGTTGCCACTGAACTTGAACTCTGGCAG GAAGCCTTTCGATCTATTGAAGATATTCACGGACTGATGTGTATGGTTAAGAAGACGCCCAAATCATCCTTGATGGCTGTTTATTATGCTAAGCTAACTGAAATATTTTGGATCTCTTCTAGCCATTTATATCATGCTTATGCATGGTTCAGGCTTTTCTTATTACAGAAAAGCTTCAATAAGAACCTAAGCCAGAAGGATTTGCAATTGATAGCATCATCTGTAGTATTGGCTGCCCTTTCAGTAAATACTTATGATCACACTCATGGTGCATCTCATTTGGATGTAGAGAATGAGAAAGAGAGGAACTTGAGAATGGCTAATCTCATAGGATTTAATCTTGAGTCTAAACTTGAGAGCAAATATGTG CTCTCAAGGTCATCCCTCCTTTCTGAACTA GTTGCCAAAGGTGTAATGTCTTGTGTGATTCAAGAAGTGAAGGACCTTTATCATCTTTTAGAACATGAATTTTTCCCTCTAGATCTTGCTTCAAAAGTTCAGCCCTTTTTAACCAAAATCTCAAAGTTTGGGGGCAAGCTTTTGTCGGCTCCTTCTGTCCCGGAAGTGCAATTGTCTCAATATGTTCCCGCAATGGAAAAGCTTACCACCTTGAGATTGTTGCAGCAG GCATCCCAGGTGTACCAGATGATGAAGATTGAAAGTTTATCTAGGATGACTCCATTTTTTGATATTTCTGTTGTGGAAAAGATATCAGTGGATGCAGTCAAGTATAATTTTGTGGCCTTGAAAGTGGACCATATGAAGGGTGTTGTTATTTTTGATAACACG TGTGTTGAGTCAGAGATTTTAAGAGATCACTTGGCCACCCTTGCAGAAACTTTAAATAAAGCTAGAGTAATGATTTATCCTCCTGCTAGAAATGCCTCAAAAATTGGTGAATTGCTTCCCAGTTTAACTGAGATTGTGGATAACGAACATAAGAGACTACTTGCTCGAAAATCCCTCATTGAGAAacgcaaagaagaagaagagcgcAAACTTCTGGAGAAG GAACGTCTGGAAGAGTCAAAGAGGATGGAACTACAAAAGATAACTGAGGAAGCAGAAAGAAAAAGACTGGCTTCTGAGTATGAGGAGAGGAAGAATGAAAGGATCCATAGGGAAATAGAGGAGCGGGAACTTGCAGAAGcccaagctcttcttcaggaaGCTGCACAACGTATTAAATGGAAAGGAAAGAAGCCGGTCATAGAGGGA GAAAAACTTACGAAGCAAAGTGTGATGGAGTTGACTTTGAGTGAGCAACTCCGAGAAAGGCaggaaatggaaaagaaattgcaGAAACTTGCCAAAACCATGGATTATTTGGAGAGAGCAAAAAGAGAAGAGGCTGCTCCCCTGGTTGAAGCTGCATATCAACAGCGTTTAGTGGAGGAGAAGCTATTACATGAACACGAGCAACAG CAAGATATTGAACTTAGCAAACAGCGCCATGATACAGAGAAAAAGGAGAAGGAGAGGGTGGCTCGAATTAAGCACAGTAAG gaaatatttcaagaaagGGTTGTCAGTTGCCGGGAAGAAGAATATGCCAGAttgagaggggagagagaggacCGAATCTCACAAATCTTGCATTCCAGgagacaagagagagagaagatgaggAAGTTGAAGTTTTATTTGAGTGTAGAAGAGGAAAGGCAGAGAAAATTGcatgaggaggaggaagaacgGAAGCGTGAAG AAGCCGAGCGGCGAAGGAAGGAGGAGGCCGAACGCAAAGCAAAATTGGATGAGATTGCAGAAAAGCAGAGGCAAAGAGAACAAGAActggaagaaaaagagaggcaAAGGAGAGAAGCGCTGTTGAGGAGGTCCACTGAGGGGCCTTTAAAGCCTTCTGAGCCTCCCACTGTGGCCCACCCATTGGAGTTGGTATCTGCTGCACCAGCTGTTGCTGTTGCTGTCGCTGCACCAGCACCAGCACCTGGAAAATATGTCCCAAGGGTCATGCGGGAGAGAGCTGAGAGATTCGGGCAGGCTCCACCTCCAGAATCTGATCGGTGGGGTGGAGGCAGACAGGATGACCGAATATCCCAAGCTGATGATAAGTGGCGTAGGGATGACCGCAGATCCTTCGTTGGGTCTTCATTTGGTGGGGGTGGCAGTTCAAGGTCTACTTCGACATGGTCATCATCCAGGATTCCCCCTCGTGGATCTGAACGCTGA